A single genomic interval of Acidovorax sp. 1608163 harbors:
- the cyoA gene encoding ubiquinol oxidase subunit II has product MLKNKESRRPAWLAAIALTTGLAGCSKAVVLNPAGDIAAQQGQMVITATLLMLIIIVPVIALTLFFAWKYRQSNTANTEADYDPEWHHSTTLELVIWTVPLLIIIALGALTWIGTHKLDPYRPLDRIDAQRPLDANVKPLEVQVVAMDWKWLFFYPEQGIATVNELAAPVDRPILFKLTATSTMNAFYVPDLAGMIYAMPGMQTELNAVINKPGVFNGMSSHYSGAGFSGMTFKFHGLSNDDFAQWVQKAKTEGKPLDKGSYLNLVKPSERDPVQRFASVEDGLYDKVLNRCVEDGKMCMHHMMAIDAQGGDAYVRAAGLNLPQDVCNAQNAAQVVAALETRNAPAQTSGASIRQ; this is encoded by the coding sequence ATGCTCAAAAACAAAGAATCTCGCAGGCCCGCCTGGCTTGCCGCGATCGCCCTGACCACCGGCCTGGCCGGTTGCAGCAAGGCCGTCGTACTCAACCCGGCCGGCGATATTGCCGCCCAACAGGGCCAGATGGTCATTACTGCCACGTTGTTGATGCTCATCATCATCGTGCCGGTGATCGCCCTGACCCTGTTCTTCGCCTGGAAGTACCGCCAGTCGAACACCGCCAACACCGAGGCCGACTACGACCCCGAATGGCACCACTCCACCACGCTGGAGCTGGTGATCTGGACGGTGCCGCTGCTCATCATCATTGCCCTGGGCGCCCTGACCTGGATCGGCACCCACAAGCTTGATCCGTACCGTCCCCTGGACCGCATCGACGCCCAGCGCCCCCTGGACGCCAACGTCAAGCCCCTGGAAGTGCAAGTGGTGGCAATGGACTGGAAATGGCTGTTTTTCTACCCCGAGCAAGGCATTGCCACCGTGAACGAGCTGGCCGCCCCGGTGGACCGCCCCATCCTGTTCAAGCTGACCGCGACATCGACCATGAACGCGTTCTACGTGCCTGACCTGGCCGGCATGATCTACGCCATGCCCGGCATGCAGACCGAGCTGAACGCCGTCATCAACAAGCCTGGCGTGTTCAACGGCATGTCGTCGCACTACAGCGGCGCAGGCTTCTCGGGCATGACCTTCAAGTTCCACGGCCTGAGCAACGATGACTTTGCCCAGTGGGTGCAAAAAGCCAAGACCGAGGGCAAGCCCCTGGACAAGGGCTCCTACCTGAACCTCGTCAAGCCCAGCGAACGCGACCCCGTGCAGCGCTTTGCGTCGGTGGAAGACGGCCTGTACGACAAGGTGCTCAACCGCTGCGTGGAAGACGGAAAGATGTGCATGCACCACATGATGGCCATCGACGCCCAGGGCGGCGACGCCTATGTGCGCGCAGCAGGCCTGAACCTGCCCCAGGACGTGTGCAACGCACAAAACGCAGCCCAAGTGGTGGCAGCGCTTGAAACCCGCAACGCACCGGCACAAACCTCCGGCGCCAGCATCCGCCAATGA
- the cyoC gene encoding cytochrome o ubiquinol oxidase subunit III, producing MSDIRIQAGAAGALAPREYHLAHEPHPENGTALGFWLYLMSDCLIFAALFATYGVLGRSYAAGPTGAQLFDLPLVAINTAFLLLSSITFGFAMLRKQLGDVKGTLLWLGITGLFGLCFLGLELYEFQHLIHQGAGPQRSAFLSAFFTLVGTHGLHVTFGLVWLVVLMLQINKHGLIPENNRRLMCLSMFWHFLDVVWIGVFTFVYLMGVL from the coding sequence ATGTCTGATATCCGCATCCAAGCGGGCGCCGCGGGCGCCCTGGCCCCGCGCGAGTACCACCTCGCGCACGAGCCCCATCCTGAAAACGGCACAGCCCTGGGCTTCTGGCTGTACCTGATGAGCGACTGCCTCATCTTTGCCGCCCTGTTTGCCACCTACGGCGTGCTGGGCCGCAGCTATGCGGCAGGCCCCACCGGCGCCCAGCTGTTTGACCTGCCTTTGGTGGCCATCAACACGGCCTTCCTGCTGCTGTCGTCCATCACCTTCGGCTTTGCCATGCTGCGCAAGCAGTTGGGCGACGTCAAAGGCACGCTGCTGTGGCTGGGCATCACGGGCCTGTTTGGCCTGTGCTTCCTGGGGCTGGAGCTGTACGAGTTCCAGCATCTGATCCACCAGGGCGCTGGCCCTCAGCGCAGCGCCTTCCTGTCGGCCTTCTTCACGCTGGTAGGCACCCACGGCTTGCACGTCACCTTCGGCCTGGTCTGGCTGGTGGTGCTGATGCTGCAGATCAACAAGCACGGCCTGATCCCCGAGAACAACCGCCGCCTGATGTGCCTGTCCATGTTCTGGCACTTCTTGGACGTGGTCTGGATCGGCGTATTCACCTTTGTGTACCTGATGGGGGTGCTGTAA
- the cyoD gene encoding cytochrome o ubiquinol oxidase subunit IV — translation MSAQHATHAHDAHGHDDHHHDAGPHSTFSGYMVGFVLSIILTAIPFWLVMSKVIADRNTAVLVLGGFAVVQILVHMVCFLHMNGKVEGGWTLLSTIFTVVFVAIAITGTLWVMFHMNANMMPEHPQVPAAGQQQPAAEHGGAHSTAP, via the coding sequence ATGAGCGCACAACACGCAACGCACGCGCACGATGCGCACGGGCACGACGATCACCACCATGACGCGGGCCCCCACAGCACCTTCTCCGGTTACATGGTCGGGTTTGTGCTGTCCATCATCCTCACCGCCATTCCCTTCTGGCTGGTCATGTCCAAGGTGATTGCCGACCGCAACACCGCCGTGCTGGTACTGGGCGGCTTTGCCGTGGTGCAGATTCTGGTGCACATGGTGTGCTTCCTGCACATGAACGGCAAGGTCGAAGGCGGCTGGACGCTGCTGTCCACCATCTTCACGGTGGTGTTCGTGGCCATTGCCATCACCGGCACCCTGTGGGTCATGTTCCACATGAATGCGAACATGATGCCCGAGCACCCACAAGTGCCTGCCGCAGGCCAGCAGCAGCCCGCCGCCGAGCACGGTGGCGCGCACAGCACAGCGCCCTGA
- the cyoB gene encoding cytochrome o ubiquinol oxidase subunit I — MTSETVTPAHWALGRLSWDVVPMAHEPIVLATFIAVVLGGLVVLAGITKFRLWGPLWRDWICSIDHKKIGIMYMILGLVMLLRGFADAVMMRLQQAMAFGDNMGYLPPHHYDQIFTAHGVIMIFFVAMPLVTGLMNYLVPLQIGARDVSFPFLNNFSFWMTTAGAVLVMVSLFLGEFSTSGWLALSNLGSQSASTGLDYYIWALQIAGVGTTLSGINLIVTIVKMRAPGMSLMKMPVFTWTALCTNALIVASFPVLTAALVLMSLDRYVGTNFFTNELGGNPMLYVNLIWIWGHPEVYILVLPAFGVFSEVVATFSKKRLFGYTSMVYATVCITILSYLVWLHHFFTMGSGASVNTFFGITTMIISIPTGAKIFNWLFTMYKGRIRFELPMMWTVAFMVTFAIGGMTGVLLAVPPADFVLHNSLFLIAHFHNVIIGGVVFAMFAGINYWFPKAFGYKLDRTWGVYSFWLWLVGFWVAFTPLYVLGLMGVTRRANHFEDQSLQIWFVIAALGAAMIAAGIGCFLIQLVVSYLKREQLRDWTGDPWGGRTLEWATSSPPPNYNFAFTPVVHEIDAWWDMKKHGYQRPLSGFQSIHMPANTGAGVVISGLSLVFGFALIWHMWLLAAVSFAAVVLASIIHTFNYKRDFYIPASEVVATEEARTLQLARHV; from the coding sequence ATGACCTCCGAAACCGTAACTCCCGCCCACTGGGCGCTGGGCCGCCTGAGCTGGGACGTTGTGCCCATGGCGCACGAGCCTATCGTGCTGGCCACCTTCATTGCCGTTGTGCTGGGCGGCCTGGTCGTCCTGGCAGGCATCACCAAGTTCCGCCTGTGGGGCCCGCTGTGGCGCGACTGGATCTGCAGCATTGACCACAAAAAGATCGGGATCATGTACATGATCCTGGGCCTGGTGATGCTGCTGCGCGGCTTTGCCGACGCCGTGATGATGCGCCTGCAACAGGCCATGGCCTTTGGCGACAACATGGGCTACCTGCCGCCACACCACTACGACCAGATCTTCACCGCCCACGGCGTGATCATGATCTTCTTCGTGGCGATGCCGCTGGTCACGGGCCTGATGAACTACCTCGTGCCGCTGCAGATTGGTGCGCGCGACGTGTCCTTCCCGTTCCTCAACAACTTCAGCTTCTGGATGACCACCGCTGGCGCCGTGCTGGTGATGGTGTCGCTGTTCCTGGGTGAGTTCTCCACCTCCGGCTGGCTGGCACTGTCCAACCTGGGCTCGCAAAGCGCCAGCACGGGGCTGGACTACTACATCTGGGCACTGCAGATTGCCGGGGTGGGTACCACGCTCTCGGGTATCAACCTGATCGTCACCATCGTCAAGATGCGCGCCCCCGGCATGAGCCTGATGAAGATGCCCGTCTTCACCTGGACCGCCCTGTGCACCAACGCGCTGATCGTGGCCTCCTTCCCGGTGCTGACGGCCGCACTGGTCCTCATGTCGCTGGACCGCTATGTCGGCACCAACTTCTTCACCAACGAGCTGGGTGGCAACCCCATGCTCTACGTGAACCTGATCTGGATCTGGGGCCACCCTGAGGTGTACATCCTGGTGCTGCCCGCCTTCGGTGTGTTCTCCGAAGTGGTCGCCACCTTCAGCAAGAAGCGCCTGTTTGGCTACACCTCCATGGTGTACGCCACGGTGTGTATCACCATCTTGTCGTACCTGGTGTGGCTGCACCACTTCTTCACCATGGGCTCGGGCGCGAGTGTGAACACCTTCTTCGGCATCACCACGATGATCATCTCGATCCCCACGGGCGCGAAGATCTTCAACTGGCTGTTCACCATGTACAAGGGCCGCATCCGCTTTGAGCTACCCATGATGTGGACCGTGGCCTTCATGGTGACGTTCGCCATCGGTGGTATGACCGGCGTGCTGCTGGCCGTGCCCCCGGCCGACTTCGTGCTGCACAACAGCCTGTTCCTGATCGCCCACTTCCACAACGTGATCATTGGCGGCGTGGTGTTTGCCATGTTTGCAGGCATCAACTACTGGTTCCCCAAGGCGTTTGGCTACAAGCTGGACCGCACCTGGGGCGTGTACTCCTTCTGGCTGTGGCTGGTGGGCTTCTGGGTGGCGTTCACGCCGCTGTATGTGCTGGGCCTGATGGGCGTCACCCGCCGCGCCAACCACTTTGAAGACCAGTCGCTGCAAATCTGGTTCGTGATCGCTGCGCTGGGCGCCGCCATGATCGCGGCAGGCATTGGCTGTTTCCTGATCCAGCTGGTGGTGAGCTACCTCAAGCGCGAGCAACTGCGCGACTGGACGGGCGACCCCTGGGGTGGCCGCACGCTGGAGTGGGCCACATCGTCTCCTCCACCCAACTACAACTTTGCCTTCACCCCCGTGGTGCATGAGATCGACGCCTGGTGGGACATGAAGAAGCACGGCTACCAACGCCCGCTCAGCGGCTTCCAGTCCATCCACATGCCTGCCAATACAGGGGCTGGCGTGGTCATCTCGGGCCTCTCGCTGGTGTTCGGCTTTGCGCTGATCTGGCACATGTGGCTGCTGGCTGCGGTGTCGTTCGCAGCCGTGGTGCTGGCTTCGATCATCCACACGTTCAACTACAAGCGTGACTTCTACATCCCGGCCTCCGAAGTGGTGGCCACCGAAGAAGCCCGCACACTCCAACTCGCACGCCATGTCTGA